A stretch of DNA from Leuconostoc lactis:
CAAGCATTACATGATATCCCGATAAAATAGTTGCTATTATGCTAATTAAAACTCTGACTGTACTTGATATTGGGAGTAATAATCCGATGATAAAAATTATTATTCCGATAAAATATAAGCGTAATGCTCTCTTTTCTTTTAAAGCTGTAATTAAGCTTTTCATATTAGATACCTCTTCTAAATGATATAAATATTTTTATATGTTATACTGATATTATAAACTATACCTTTACGGTAAGGTCAAGGAGAAAGAATGGAAAATAAAAATTATTTGACTATAGGAAAACTTAGCAGCTATTCTGGTATACATATCAAGGCTTTAAGATATTATGAGTCTATCGGCATTTTACATCCAGCATTAATTGATGCTAATAATGGTTACCGCTATTACTCTCATGCACATATTCCATATGTGAAAATTATAAAATTATGTGCTGATTATGGAATTCCTCTAGGGACTTTTAACGACTTTATTAAGTCCGAAACTGAGATCAATTTGATCGAAATCATTAGAAAAGCTAGTGACATCTTAGATTTAAAAGAAAAGCAATTAAAAGAGGATAAGCAATTTTTAGAATATATGCAAAATGAAATAAGCTTATCTCAAAAACTAGACTCATCAATTAATGTTGATTTAGAGCAAACTCATGAGGATTTTATCTTGATACCTTTCGATGATGTATTTTTTTCAAATAAGTACTATGATACAATTAATAAAACTATCTCTATGTTGAAGGATTTAGAAATAGAATTTTTTAACCGAATTGGGTGTTATTATTCACTCCAGTATGGTAACTACGATAAATTTCTTGCCTTAAAAGTTCGGGGCCACTCATCAAAGTTAAAAAACATAAAAATTTTGCATATTGATCATGTCTGTGTTCAAGCACAACATATTGAACCTGATAAGATAACGGATGAATTAATTAGACTTAAAAAACTTAAGCAAAATTCTATATTAATTCTGGAAGCTTACGAAAATCCGTACAACTTTTCAACGCCACATCTGGAATTAAGGATATTATTAAATTAATTGGCAGTTATCTAAAAATACAATACTAGATATGTATCTAGTATTGTATTTTTTAATTTGGGAGTAGGAATACTACATTTTCTGGGCTAATATTTGTTCTAACATTTCCCCAAGGAAATGTCCCACCATATCCAGCTTCTTGAACGTTAAATGTTCCATCTGGGTTCACCCCAGTTACTACTGCCACATGACCATATGGTGAGGTTCGAGCTGTAGTAGACGTTCCATATCCTGTAAAATGGTCAGTAAATCCTGAAGCAATAACTCCTGGAGCCAAATTTGTTCGACGCAAGACTCCTTGACTCACACCATTTGTTCCCCAATAACCTCCATTACCATTTACTATGTTTGCTATATATATTCCTTTAGCGGCAAAGTACTGCCAAACAAAATCGGTACAGCCTCCGCCTGCATAAGGATTATAATTAGGATTTCCTGTGCCAGAAGTCGAGTTATTAGAATCATTATTTGAACTGGTACTCGTGCCTTGTTCTACAGTTGTTCCAGTATTAGAACTAGTTATAGTATTTTCTTTTTTGGGTGATGAAGACTTTTCGACTGAACTGCTTGGGGTATTTGTTACACTATTACTCGTATAAGCTTCTTTTGCCGATTTTTGAGCAGAAGCTACTTTTTCTTTCTCAGCTTGAGCTATTTTTGCTTCCTTTTCAGCAGTACTTTTTTGTTTTAGTAAATTTTCTTTTTGGTTCTGTTGCAAAGTTTTAAATCTACTATCAAATAAGGTAGATAATAGAAAAAGATAGCAGGAGGAATGACGATGAATCATTTTAAAGGAAAGCAATTTCAGCAGGATGTGATTATTGTAGCCGTGGGCTACTATCTTCGTTATAACCTTAGCTATCGTGAAGTTCAAGAAATCTTATATGATCGTGGCATTAACGTTTCTCATACGACGATTTATCGTTGGGTGCAAGAATATGGCAAACTACTCTATCAAATTTGGAAAAAGAAAAATAAAAAATCCTTTTATTCATGGAAAATGGATGAAACGTACATCAAAATTAAAGGAAAATGGCATTATTTGTATCGAGCCATCGATGCAGATGGTTTAACCTTGGATATTTGGTTACGTAAAAAACGGGACACACAAGCAGCCTATGCTTTTCTTAAGCGGTTAGTGAAGCAGTTTGATGAACCGAAGGTTGTAGTCACAGATAAAGCCCCCTCTATTACAAGTGCCTTTAAGAAACTAAAAGAATACGGCTTTTATCAAGGGACAGAACATCGTACCATTAAATACCTGAATAATTTGATTGAACAAGACCATCGTCCAATAAAGAGACGCAATAAATTCTATCGAAGTTTACGCACTGCCTCTACCACGATTAAAGGCATGGAAGCCATCCAAGGATTATATAAGAAAACCCGAAAAGAAGGTACTCTCTTCGGGTTTTCGGTCTGTACTGAAATCAAGGTATTATTGGGAATCCCAGCTTAAATCATAGATACCGTAAGGGATTTTATTGGGAATAATGTCAATACTTTGGAGTGGTTTTTAGATAGCCCCGCGAGGGGCCGGAGCTACCCCGAAAGTTTAATCAAAAAGAATAAACGAGGTCCAGGCAATCATCGCCCGGACCTCGTTTGTTTTCTATAATTTATTTTCGGATTCAATCATGTAAGAATCATAGTTGTCAATTTTCCACTGTAAATAATCACGGGCATCAACAATTTCTTTTACCTTTTCGTTAAGCGTATTAATTGCTTCGCCTAGAATGTCTTTACGGGCTGGAATGGTAGCCGGGTCGTCTTCGAACACGGCGCTGATGTCAAGATTATGGACAGGCTTTTTTGGCACCGAGAGGTACCGCACTCCGAAAATTTTTCAAAACCCGGATTTCAGCTTAAAACGGCGTGATTTCTGGGTGTTTTTGTAGGTGGAACAGGGCCGAGCCCTACCAGTGAGAGAAAACAGGTGGTATAGATTGTGAACCAGCCGGATTTCACAAGTTGTATCGTGCAACAAATAAGCCTTCACAAGGCGAATTTTTGAAATTCACAAGTGACGGCTTATAAACGGCGTCGTACCGGCTAGTGCCGATAACCGGCATTATGTTAAGCAGCAAGTGGTATAGCTGCCGGACGGGTCTTTGTAGATATTCTGGTGGTGTTCCACCAGTAGTCATAGCGGTGCGCTCCTGCAATAATCGCATTGATTGACCAACTTAAGCGACGTGGGTTGAAGAATTCTGATTTGAAAAATGAGTGATAGTTTTCGATGATTGTGTTGTGCTCGGGATGCCCCGGTGAGCTGAATGAGTGCATGAGGCCATAAAATGAGACGGTATCTTCGTATTCCTCACTGATGAAGTGGGAACCGTTATCTGAGTGCAAAATGATTGATGTTTCGGCGTTGAGAATCGATTTAGGAATTTGACGCATAGCTGTTTGAAGTGCTCGTTTAGTTAAATCAGATGTCATATCATAGCCAACGACGGCACCAATGACATCACCGGTAAACCAGTCTAGAACGCTGGCTTTATAGAGTTTCTGCTTATCTGGCATCACCAGGTAAGTTACATCAGTTGTGAGAACTTGGTATGGTCGTTCAATGATAATGTCTTTAACCAGATTGTCGCGTTCAACAACTGGACGGCCGCGATTTCCTTTATAAGACTGAGTGATAACAGACTTATATTCAATCTTCTGCATCAAGCGATGAACACGGTGTTCACCGGTATGTATGTCATATTGATCGGCCAATTCCTGCACCATACGCTTAATTCCGTAGGAATTATTGAACTCGTGCGCGTCAACGATTTCTTGAATTTTCTCGATTATCAGAGCGTCTTGTAAATCGTGTTCTGTGGGCGATTTTGGAGCTTTGTGCGAATAAAAAGTGCTTGAGGGCACATTCATGACCGCAAGCAACTTGGTTTGAGAATATTTCGCATTTTCAGACATATCGACGACGGCGCGCTCCGCTAAACTCATCGTCGGTTGGATTTTTTTATCTGTTCACGTGAGTATTTGTCCATTAAAGTGACTGCTTCACGCAAAATTTGGTTATCTTGTTCGAGTTCGGCAATTCTCGCTTCAAGTTCAGAGACTGTTTTCTTGGTAATTTTTTCGCCATTGTCACTCACCGCAGGTGAATACTCACGGACCCAGCGCCGAACGGCGCTTATTGAGATTTTATTTTCACGTGAAATTTGGCTTAATGTTTGTTTTTCATCCCAATGTAGGGCAGCGATAGCTGCCTTCTGTTCAGGGGAATAATAATTTCGTGTAGTCATAATAAAAAGACGCTCCTGCTGGTTTCATTTTACAGGAAATGGTTCTAAAAACCACTCCATGAAACTAGCATAAGCACCATTCTTTATTTAAAACTTTGCAACAGAACCAACAGTGATATCCCGAAGCAATTCAACGATGTCACGATAGCTGAGACTGAATCTGAAATAGTAGCCAACGGCTACTAAGATGATGTCCTTTTGAAAGTGGCGTCCCTTAAAGTGATTCATGCGCGCAATCCCTCGTTTCTTGGCACCCAGTATACTAAAACCAAGTCAGCGAGGAAAATTTGCACCAGAACCATATTAAAAAGCGACATAACTTAACAGTTGTGTCGCCTTTTTTTATAGCCTATAATTAAAGAGATTGTAGAGCGTCATAACTTAATGACGTAAGTGACAGAGAAAATGAGGTTAGTACAATGAAATATGGCTATGCACGTGTAAGTACAAGTGATCAAAAATTGGAAAATCAGATTTCTATTCTGGAAGAAGCTGGTGCTGAAAAAATTTATCAAGAAAAATTTACAGGAACAACAACTAAACGTCCAGAGTTTAAAAAATTAATCCAACAGCTAACGTCTGGAGATATGTTGATTGTGACTAAGCTAGATCGCTTTGCTAGAAATACACGTGAAGCACTTGAAATTATTCAAGACTTATTTGAACGAGGAATCAAGGTTAATATATTAAACATGGGACTGATTGACAGTACACCAACTGGTCAGCTTATATTTACAATATTTAGTGCATTTGCGCAATTTGAGCGTGATATGATCGTGACGCGTACCCAAGAAGGGAAAAATTATGCTAAGCAAAATGACCCAAACTTTAAGGAGGGGCGTCCAAAAACATATAGTGATGAACAGATTAATTTTGCTTATGAATTACGAGAACAGGGTATGACATACAAAATGATTTATCGAAAAACAGGTATCAGTATTCGGACACAACAAAGACGATTTAGAGAGTTGAAGAAAGAATAGAAAATACGAGTTTAGGTTTTATTAAAATGCTATCTAAAAACTGTTAAATGGTAATATGGTACAATAATTAGGCAAGCAGGTTAAAGCGTTGGTGAGTCCAATAGCAGGGGGTGGTGCTTATGTATTTAACCTCATGTTATAAGAGAGGATAAAACCAACAATGGTCTTTTGGACCGCGGTAATTGTGTTAATTACGGCTTTGGTTGGATTGGCTACTAAAGTAGTTGAACTAATCAAAGAGATTAACAAGCCTAAAAAATAGGCAAACAAAAACCCCTTAACTTTGAGAGGTAATAGGGGTTTAAGTTATTTTAAATTTAAACAATATCATCAACGCCTGAGCGGGCTTGTGATTTAAAGGCATGTGTCTCTATCACATGTCTTTTTTGGTTACATTTATTATAACACGATTTGCTAAAACATACATAATTAACAACCCATAACTGATATAAATATCTACTATGCCCATATTGGTTAACATAATTACCACTATCGAAAGTAACGCTGTGACAGGCTTTATCAGGGGTTGTTTTTCCTTGTGAAATCGGAAAGTTCACAAACTCATTTGGAGCCTATTTTGGTCGTTCACAAAGTCGTTGATTTTGCATTTTTCACAAAGTTTACTTTTTTAGACCAATTTCTTTTTCATGAGCTTGATTGTTTTATTTTCTAACACTTGATATTGGGTGTCAAAGCTCCTTTTAGTTTCTGGCGCCATATCATTAAGAACGTGATCAAGTGCATTTTGGATAACCTCTTTTTGATTATCGCCGTATCCCATAAGAGATAGAGTATTAATCATGTCTCGTATTTTTGTATCTACTTTAATGCTTGTATCTGTCGGCGTGTATTTAAAGGTAGAACTTGTAGTATTTTTTTTTGTTTCTTTATTTTTTTCGAGATCATTAATAGAGAATTGTTGTTGAGGTTTAATGTCAGTTCCACGTGGGATTACTTTAGTTTTTTTGTTGTTGTTTTGAACTAAACTCATTCTGTGTCTCCAATTCTTTTTAATAATTCATCAGTTACTTCGATATAAACTTGAGATACACGTTTATCGTGCATGTCTTCATCTGTTATTCCTGTGATGTCATACCTTTTTAATCGTTCCATATTTCGGATTGTCTTTTTAAACATGTTTTCTTCACCGAATTCTTCTTTGGCGTTTTCTAGTGTAGATATATCGACTGGTGCTCCATTTTTTAATAGGACTGGTAGTACGCCTAAAACGTCCAAATTGGGCGCTCCAAACTTATCAATTACATCATTTTGAATATATTGGATAAATGCTTCTGCACCTTGCAATGATCGTTCATGCGTTTGTAATACGATAATGCAGTAATCGCTCATATATAATGCAGAATCCGTGATAAGTGAGATAGTCGGCGGAATATCTATGATAATATAGTCATATTTTTCTTTTAATGGTTCGATTAATTTACTTAGATATTGTACACGATCTTCGTAATTTTCTAAAAATTCCATATATCTAGGAAATAGTGAAAAGTCTGTTGCTGATGGTAGTACGTCTAGATTATCTTTGATGTTGATTATTGCTGATGAGAGATCTTTGTTTTTAATCGCCGACATCAAAGTTGAGTTAAAAATAACTATTTCTCCACCGAGTACAGCTTTCGTTTTTAAATATAGATTTGTAGCATTTCCTTGTGGGTCTAGGTCTAATAGCAGAACTTTTTG
This window harbors:
- a CDS encoding IS6-like element IS1216 family transposase; translation: MNHFKGKQFQQDVIIVAVGYYLRYNLSYREVQEILYDRGINVSHTTIYRWVQEYGKLLYQIWKKKNKKSFYSWKMDETYIKIKGKWHYLYRAIDADGLTLDIWLRKKRDTQAAYAFLKRLVKQFDEPKVVVTDKAPSITSAFKKLKEYGFYQGTEHRTIKYLNNLIEQDHRPIKRRNKFYRSLRTASTTIKGMEAIQGLYKKTRKEGTLFGFSVCTEIKVLLGIPA
- a CDS encoding MerR family transcriptional regulator; this encodes MPKKPVHNLDISAVFEDDPATIPARKDILGEAINTLNEKVKEIVDARDYLQWKIDNYDSYMIESENKL
- a CDS encoding DUF5388 domain-containing protein translates to MSLVQNNNKKTKVIPRGTDIKPQQQFSINDLEKNKETKKNTTSSTFKYTPTDTSIKVDTKIRDMINTLSLMGYGDNQKEVIQNALDHVLNDMAPETKRSFDTQYQVLENKTIKLMKKKLV
- a CDS encoding CHAP domain-containing protein — its product is MQQNQKENLLKQKSTAEKEAKIAQAEKEKVASAQKSAKEAYTSNSVTNTPSSSVEKSSSPKKENTITSSNTGTTVEQGTSTSSNNDSNNSTSGTGNPNYNPYAGGGCTDFVWQYFAAKGIYIANIVNGNGGYWGTNGVSQGVLRRTNLAPGVIASGFTDHFTGYGTSTTARTSPYGHVAVVTGVNPDGTFNVQEAGYGGTFPWGNVRTNISPENVVFLLPN
- a CDS encoding transposase, translating into MTTRNYYSPEQKAAIAALHWDEKQTLSQISRENKISISAVRRWVREYSPAVSDNGEKITKKTVSELEARIAELEQDNQILREAVTLMDKYSREQIKKSNRR
- a CDS encoding recombinase family protein yields the protein MKYGYARVSTSDQKLENQISILEEAGAEKIYQEKFTGTTTKRPEFKKLIQQLTSGDMLIVTKLDRFARNTREALEIIQDLFERGIKVNILNMGLIDSTPTGQLIFTIFSAFAQFERDMIVTRTQEGKNYAKQNDPNFKEGRPKTYSDEQINFAYELREQGMTYKMIYRKTGISIRTQQRRFRELKKE
- a CDS encoding MerR family DNA-binding transcriptional regulator; its protein translation is MENKNYLTIGKLSSYSGIHIKALRYYESIGILHPALIDANNGYRYYSHAHIPYVKIIKLCADYGIPLGTFNDFIKSETEINLIEIIRKASDILDLKEKQLKEDKQFLEYMQNEISLSQKLDSSINVDLEQTHEDFILIPFDDVFFSNKYYDTINKTISMLKDLEIEFFNRIGCYYSLQYGNYDKFLALKVRGHSSKLKNIKILHIDHVCVQAQHIEPDKITDELIRLKKLKQNSILILEAYENPYNFSTPHLELRILLN
- a CDS encoding IS3 family transposase encodes the protein MSLAERAVVDMSENAKYSQTKLLAVMNVPSSTFYSHKAPKSPTEHDLQDALIIEKIQEIVDAHEFNNSYGIKRMVQELADQYDIHTGEHRVHRLMQKIEYKSVITQSYKGNRGRPVVERDNLVKDIIIERPYQVLTTDVTYLVMPDKQKLYKASVLDWFTGDVIGAVVGYDMTSDLTKRALQTAMRQIPKSILNAETSIILHSDNGSHFISEEYEDTVSFYGLMHSFSSPGHPEHNTIIENYHSFFKSEFFNPRRLSWSINAIIAGAHRYDYWWNTTRISTKTRPAAIPLAA
- a CDS encoding ParA family protein, whose product is MSAKVLTFGNFKGGTGKTTNSTMIGFELSNRGQKVLLLDLDPQGNATNLYLKTKAVLGGEIVIFNSTLMSAIKNKDLSSAIINIKDNLDVLPSATDFSLFPRYMEFLENYEDRVQYLSKLIEPLKEKYDYIIIDIPPTISLITDSALYMSDYCIIVLQTHERSLQGAEAFIQYIQNDVIDKFGAPNLDVLGVLPVLLKNGAPVDISTLENAKEEFGEENMFKKTIRNMERLKRYDITGITDEDMHDKRVSQVYIEVTDELLKRIGDTE